The following coding sequences are from one Eucalyptus grandis isolate ANBG69807.140 chromosome 11, ASM1654582v1, whole genome shotgun sequence window:
- the LOC104427741 gene encoding protein ABHD11 — MARSLGNKRPLRLLTRFLDSPSRHRYLLTSSSSARSLQTLAYEEVPPPPSGDAPTAFVLHGLLGSGRNWRSFSRSLASTLSAASPPSDWRMVLVDLRNHGRSAELGGFGPPHDMFSAAKDLADLVKSRGWAWPDAVIGHSMGGKVALQFAQSCARGDYGESAACPRLLGVLDSVPGEVKPDNSDGEVEKVLETLQSLPSTIPSRKWLVNHVLELGFSKSLAEWIGSNLKKSGDHETWAFNLEGAIQMFDSYRETSYWSLLEEPPKAMEIAIVRAEKSDRWDPDVIQRLERLPSLGRDRSEGKVSVHVLPNSGHWVHVDNPKGLLEIVAPKFMSI, encoded by the exons ATGGCCAGAAGTCTCGGAAACAAACGGCCCCTCCGCCTCCTGACTCGGTTCCTCGACTCACCGAGTCGCCACCGTTACCTGCTAAccagctcctcctccgcccGATCCCTGCAAACCCTAGCTTACGAAGAGGTACCCCCTCCTCCCTCCGGCGACGCCCCGACGGCATTCGTGCTCCACGGCCTCCTGGGCTCCGGCAGGAACTGGAGGTCTTTCTCTCGCTCCTTGGCCTCCACTCTCTCCGCCGCCTCCCCTCCCTCCg ATTGGAGGATGGTCCTGGTGGATTTGAGGAACCACGGGAGATCGGCCGAGCTGGGGGGCTTCGGCCCGCCTCACGACATGTTCAGCGCCGCCAAGGATCTGGCCGATCTGGTGAAGTCTCGAGGCTGGGCTTGGCCGGACGCCGTGATCGGCCACTCCATGGGCGGCAAGGTGGCCTTGCAGTTCGCGCAGAGCTGTGCTCGCGGGGACTACGGTGAATCCGCCGCGTGTCCCAGACTG CTGGGGGTGCTGGATTCTGTCCCAGGAGAAGTAAAGCCGGATAATAGTGACGGAGAAGTAGAAAAAGTTTTGGAAACATTGCAGAGTTTACCTTCAACAATCCCATCAAGAAA GTGGCTGGTGAACCACGTGCTAGAACTCGGTTTCTCAAAGTCCTTAGCAGAGTGGATAGGGAGCAACCTCAAGAAATCTGGAGATCATGAAACGTGGGCTTTTAATCTGGAGGGCGCCATTCAGATGTTCGATTCGTACAGGGAGACATCCTATTGGTCTTTGTTGGAGGAACCGCCGAAAGCCATGGAAATAGCAATTGTACGTGCAGAGAAGAGCGATCGATGGGACCCGGACGTGATACAACGGCTCGAAAGACTTCCTAGTTTGGGAAGGGACCGATCCGAAGGGAAGGTTTCGGTTCATGTTCTTCCTAATTCTGGCCACTGGGTTCATGTGGACAATCCGAAGGGACTTCTCGAGATTGTGGCTCCAAAGTTCATGTCCATCTAG